Proteins from one Porites lutea chromosome 3, jaPorLute2.1, whole genome shotgun sequence genomic window:
- the LOC140931439 gene encoding uncharacterized protein → MAFVYFTITFHNQERPSELQNAPTWANTTPIVLMAPVKNQTEINDTDDSDINETFHQLIDFKDLGRNKRAVLLLIIVTTAPARFERRQAIRETWWKHCSGNQAQVECVFMTDGLITDRIQRNLILNEKDKYKDIKLQPLKGGRGQFGFRFLNQIKWAAAKFNFQYLLRIDDDYFLCSKRLLSELPLRPKQNLVWGFFHCQVGITWLDEAFMIFSEDIIQKFLAQNESSMLCHPHADQQVMLWLSSILNKTYFHDTRLHHQPPASHVPRFSNISNVCDSHLGAHGAYGKTMYYLGLRANDNAKDVSAIPDFARFCKTTKFDYRVFSPKWKYEPKPCKDNPTWNLGDEMWFGKEVGQGM, encoded by the exons ATGGCTTTTGTCTACTTCACTATCACTTTCCATAATCAGGAACGCCCGTCAGAGCTACAAAATGCGCCTACCTGGGCAAATACTACCCCTATAGTCCTTATGGCCCCAGTAAAAAATCAAACAGAAATCAACGACACAGACGACTCAGATATAAACGAAACTTTCCATCAACTGATTGATTTTAAAGACTTGGGAAGAAATAAGAGAGCAGTATTGCTATTGATCATCGTTACCACTGCACCAGCAAGATTTGAAAGAAGACAGGCAATAAGAGAAACATGGTGGAAACATTGTTCTGGCAATCAGGCTCAG gtTGAATGTGTCTTCATGACTGATGGACTTATAACAGACAGAATTCAACGTAACCTTATTTTAAACGAAAAGGATAAATACAAGGATATTAAGCTCCAGCCTCTTAAAGGAGGCCGTGGGCAGTTTGGATTCCGCTTCCTTAACCAAATCAAATGGGCAGCGGCGAAATTTAACTTCCAGTACTTACTTAGAATCGATGATGACTACTTCTTGTGTTCAAAAAGGCTTCTTTCTGAGCTTCCATTGAGACCAAAACAAAATCTAGTCTGGGGATTTTTCCACTGTCAAGTAGGAATCACATGGCTGGATGAAGCATTTATGATATTCTCTGAAGATATTATTCAGAAGTTCTTGGCGCAGAACGAAAGCTCGATGTTGTGTCATCCACATGCGGACCAACAAGTCATGTTGTGGCTGAGCAGTATTCTAAACAAAACATACTTCCACGATACCAGGTTACATCATCAGCCTCCAGCGTCACATGTTCCTCGATTTAGTAACATCTCGAATGTTTGTGACTCTCATTTAGGCGCGCATGGGGCATACGGTAAGACCATGTATTATCTGGGGCTAAGAGCTAATGACAACGCTAAAGACGTTTCAGCTATTCCTGATtttgcaagattttgtaaaaccACAAAATTTGATTACCGCGTATTTAGTCCTAAGTGGAAATATGAACCCAAGCCATGCAAAGATAACCCAACGTGGAACTTGGGAGATGAAATGTGGTTTGGTAAGGAAGTTGGTCAAGGAATGTAA
- the LOC140931438 gene encoding uncharacterized protein, producing the protein MIYNKRRVVIVALIFASAWAWMVFVYFTITFHNQERPSELQNAPTWANTTPIVLTAPVKNRTEINDTDESDINETLHQLIDFKDLGRNKRAVLLLIIVSTAPARFERRQAIRETWWNHCSAKEVECVFMTDGLVTDRIQRNVILNEKDKYKDIKLQPLKGGRGQFGFRFLNQIKWAAAKFNFQYLLRIDDDYFLCTKRLLSELPLRPKQNLVWGFFHCQAGITRLDEAFMIFSEDIIQKFLAPNENSMLCHPHADQQVMLWLSSILNKTYFHDTRLHHQPPASHVPRFSNISNVCDSHLGARGAYGKTMYYLGLRANDNAKDVSAIPDFARFCKTTNFDYRVFNPKWKYEPKPCKDNPTWNLGDEMWFGKEVGQGM; encoded by the exons ATGATTTATAACAAGAGACGAGTCGTAATTGTTGCCCTTATCTTCGCTTCAGCTTGGGCATGGATGGTTTTTGTCTACTTCACTATCACTTTCCATAATCAGGAACGCCCGTCAGAGCTACAAAATGCGCCTACCTGGGCAAATACTACCCCTATAGTCCTTACGGCCCCAGTAAAAAATCGAACAGAAATCAACGACACAGATGAATCAGATATAAACGAAACTCTCCATCAACTGATTGATTTTAAAGACTTGGGAAGGAATAAGAGAGCAGTATTGCTATTGATCATCGTTTCCACTGCACCAGCAAGATTTGAAAGAAGACAGGCAATAAGAGAAACGTGGTGGAACCATTGTTCTG cGAAAGAG gttGAATGTGTCTTCATGACTGATGGACTTGTAACAGACAGAATTCAACGTAACGTTATTTTAAACGAAAAGGATAAATACAAGGATATTAAGCTCCAGCCTCTTAAAGGAGGCCGTGGGCAGTTTGGATTCCGCTTCCTTAACCAAATCAAATGGGCAGCGGCGAAATTTAACTTTCAGTACCTACTTAGAATCGATGATGACTACTTCTTGTGCACAAAAAGGCTTCTTTCTGAGCTTCCATTGAGACCAAAACAAAATCTAGTCTGGGGATTTTTCCACTGTCAAGCAGGAATCACACGGCTGGATGAAGCATTTATGATATTCTCCGAAGATATTATTCAGAAGTTCTTGGCGCCGAACGAAAACTCGATGTTGTGTCATCCACATGCGGACCAACAAGTCATGTTGTGGCTGAGCAGTATTCTAAACAAAACATACTTCCACGATACTAGGTTACATCATCAGCCTCCAGCGTCACATGTTCCTCGATTTAGTAACATCTCGAATGTTTGTGACTCACATTTAGGCGCGCGTGGGGCATATGGTAAGACCATGTATTATCTGGGGCTAAGAGCTAATGACAACGCTAAAGACGTTTCAGCTATTCCTGATtttgcaagattttgtaaaaccACAAATTTTGATTACCGCGTATTTAATCCTAAGTGGAAATATGAACCCAAGCCCTGCAAAGATAACCCAACGTGGAACTTGGGAGATGAAATGTGGTTTGGTAAGGAAGTTGGTCAAGGAATGTAA